The genomic interval GGGGTAAGGGAAATGGGCATTTTTAAAATGGGTATAAAGTTTCACTTTTGCTAGATGATAGGTTTCAGAGATCTGTTGTAGAATATAGTGCCTATAGCTAACAATATCTATTTTACACTTCAATACCATATTGTTGAGAGGGTAGATCTTGTGTTAAGTGCTTACCAttcacacagaaaaacaaatgaaaagtccCCCCAAAACAAAGGGATAAAAGTAAACCTTGTGATGTGATGGGTACATCTATTAGCTTGATTGTAGTGATGGCATCATAGGTATTTGCATATGTTCAAACTCACACAATTATACACATTAAATATGTGAaatctggcggcacctgtggctcaatgagtagggtgccggccccatatgccgagggtggcgggttcaaacccagccccggccaaactgcaacaacaacaaaaaaaagccgggcgttgtggtgggcgcctgtagtctcagctgctcaggaggctgaggcaagagaatcgtgtaagcccaagagttagaggttgctgtgagccgcgtgaccccacggcactctacccgagggtggtacagtgagactcttgtctctacaaaaaaaaaaaaaaaaaatgtgaaatcttctttttttcttttttttttgagattcagtctcactctgttaccctgggtagagtgctgtggcatcacagttgacaacaatctcaaactcctgggtttaagtgatcctcttgcctcagcctcctccatagctgggactataggcacccaccattgtgtcaatttttctatttttagtagagatggggtttcactcttgcttaggctggtctcgaactcctgagctaaggtgatgtacccacctttgcctcccagagtgctaggattacagatatgagccaccatgcccggccagtaGTGTTTTGTGTATCAATTAtacttaaataaaactttaaaaacctgaaaaaagGATTCTGTGCCATTGTAATTTGGGCAATAAAAGGGAGTGTGATCTGAGATTGCCAAATTCTGGGATATAATATTAAGTTTACATCTccattttatgaatgaataaGCTGATGTGTAGATAAATGACTTGTTCAAGACCACACAGCTAAAAAGTGCCAGATTCAGGATGATAGCCCAGAGAGTCAGACCTGAATATCTGTACTCTTAAATTCTGTGCCTCGGCTGTTATAAATCCGACTATCTTCTTTGGATTATTACCATCCCCTTTGCCTAATAGTCCTATAGCTACTTGCACCCTCAAAACTCTCCAACCTTGTGCTCTCCAATGTAATATAGAATCCTTGACCACCTGTGACTATGAGTGTTTGGAATGTGGCTAGTACCAATGGAAATGTGCTTTAAGTATAATACAAATATGATATTTCAAAGATTTAgttcaaaaaagaatataaagcagttcaaataatttttatattgatcacATGTTGATTTGATGTTTAAAACATAttgcattaaataaaatacattattaaaagtattttcatcTGTTTATGGTTTCTACACATTCTATTTTGCATGTGGaactttcatcctttttttttttttgagagacagagtttcactttgttgccctcagtagagtgctgtggcatcacagctcacagcaacctccagctcttgggcttaagcaattctcttgcctcagcctcccaagtagcagggactacaggcgcccgctacaatgcctggctatttttttttgttgcagtttgaccagggctaggcttgaacccactacccgcagtatatggggccggcgccctactcactgagctacaggtgccaccccataaaTGCTTCTTATAGAGGTTTAATTTTCTAGGCCATTCATGGGCTAGACAATGCTGGAGTCACCATTCCTTGTTGTGCTTGTTCTCTCTTGGGCATCTAAATCTAAACTTATAATTTCATCCCTCCCTTGGTCCTGTGACGCTCCTGTAAGAATGATAACATTACACAAACTGTAGGTGCTTAaacagtatttattgaatgatggATGACAGGTTGTGGAAGTAGAGAGGAACTTGATGTCTTAGGGGGAAGACCCACATCACCGCTTGTCTGCTTCCTCCAGCTCCAGCATGGCGTTGGCAGTGTTTATGTGGTGGGTGGTGGGAAGACAATGgcagaatatttgttttttttggtgtttCTCTTGGTAGAATTAGTAGTGTATGTGCTGTGTCCTGGGGTCCAGGTGCTGGTGGTGGCAAAATTTATAGAGGTAGCATTTGGGATGAAGAACATGTTGGTATTGACAAAAAAGCTGGAGTTTTTGATGTTGGGGAGAAtagataaaatatgttttttttgtttcatagCACTGGAATTCTTGgtaatttttagtatttcttcAGCATCTTTGCCCAGTGTGGAGGGCATTTCATGTTGCAGGTAGCTTTTTATCAAATGAACCACTTTTGGTCCAATACAGCATTTTTTCTTCTTGCATTTCTGCACCTGTTTTTCATCCACATTGCATTGGTCCTTGCATCTCCCAAAACCCATTAAACACCTTTTCAAGCCAAAATATTCTGCACACAAGAAAGGGTAGAAAATCATTAGGCCAAGgttaataattagagatgatgctAAAACTGCTGGAGAGAGATGAATAGCATAGAGGGAGTTTGTTAATACTAAATTTTAAGTCCAGTGTTTAAGGATATTGATAGAGGCACCTGGGTAGGCCAAGTGAATCTCTGTTCACCTCTGAAATCCAGAATAAATCTGTTTAGTCTCCTTTTCTTGAGTAACTTTAAAAGCTAAAGACATGTAGAAGCAAGAAGAATAGGAACCCAATTATTTGCTTTTAAGATAAGATTTTAGACACTTGTAGGGTACCACCATTCTATTTCTTTGATACTGGAAAATGCCaatcacagaaaaaaatctcTCATAGAACTAAGctgagaaagaatttcaaaagaaaatcaataggATTTTTGGGAGTGTTCTCGCCAAACCCAATAGTCCTTGACTTCTCTCTTCTTGACAATTGCTAGACCCGTGATTCCTGGGGCATGGTGTTCTATCGCTTTTATCTTCTCTGGACACTCTGTGCCTCAGAGGTCTTATTCATTATCACAGCCTTAACCCCATTTCTATCAAGATAACTTCCATATTATTCCAAATTCCCTGCTTAGCTTGACACCTCATCTTCATCTATTGGATGATCTTTCCAACCCAATgtctcatctgttttttttttttctttttctgaatcaagAAAGCTCTTTCTCCAtcactcatcttttaaaaaaattatttatttattaattttttgaaagacaaaaaattgtctgcacctgggctggagtgcagtggcgttatcagagctcactgcaacctcaaactccttggctcaaccaatcctcctgcctccagcctctCAAATGGCTTTGGACTATAGGAccacactaattttttttcttgtctgtagagattgggtctcattcttgctcaggctggtcttgaactcctggcctcaagcagtgaGTCTTCCTGTGTTgacctaccaaagtgctaggactataggcctgagccaccacgtccCCTGCCTATTTTAACAGTTAATTTTTCACCAATTACACAAAATTTATgtagcaaaaaataattttccaagcaTGTTGACTATTATTTCCACACTATTTTTCTCATCAAATACAAAAAAGAACAATTCTTGAACTGGAAGGAACTATACTGATTAACCCCATTATACTCAGGTGGAACTTGAAGCTTAATGTGGCTAAATGACTTTACACAAGATGACATAGCCAGACTTGCTTATGGTACTGCCTTTCTCCTAGGTCCCAGGATAAAGCATTAGAAATATCTACGACTCTTTCACTTTCCCTTCTGTGACCTATTGCTAATCATTCCAAATATCTGGGTGATTCTTGTATTCTGAAATAGGTCTCAATGCCTctcctttatttttgaaaaacaatggCCAATCTTCTGACTTGGTCTTTTGCCATAATGCATTTCTAGATGCCCCTATGGTGATTTGGGGATCTCTAGGAAGGCTGAAGGAAGGGATAATAAGATgctaaaaaaatctgaaaatgttgACATAGAGAATAGGCCCGTTACCTGGATTCTCAGAGGAGGAAGTTTTTGAGCATAAGGGTGAGGACAGCCTCATTCCTACACCAGAGTACAAACTGATAGGAACTATTGCTTCAAGAGATGGCTTAAATTAGAAAGAGAGCTAAATGAAGTGGACCTGGGTGGAGCCTCAGGAGATAGATATGTACATGGCAGGGAGGCAGCATTAAATGTTGGCTAGTCCTGCCTtccttccccccctccctccctctctttttctctctttctttccgacagggtcttactctctcATCCAGGCTTGAGTGCGGTGGTGCAATCATGGCTCGCTGTAGCTTTGAATTCCCAGACCCAACTGCtcttcctgcctaagcctcctgagtagctgggactacaggtgtgcaccaccatatctggttaatatatttttcttttggtggagatggggtctcactgtgttccccagctggtcttttgtcttttttttttttttgagacagagcctcaagctgtagccctgggtagagtgctgtgtcatcaccgctcacagcaacctccaactcctgggctcaagtgagtctcctgcctccgcctcccaagtagctgggactacaggcacctgccacaatgcccaactatttttttggttgcagccgtcattgttgtttggtgggctcgggctggatttgaacccgtcagctcaagtgtatgtggctagtgctttagccgcttgagccacaggtgccaagtccTCCAGCTGGTCtcctcctggtttcaagtgatcctcctgcctcagcctcccaacatgctgagat from Nycticebus coucang isolate mNycCou1 chromosome 21, mNycCou1.pri, whole genome shotgun sequence carries:
- the DEFB129 gene encoding beta-defensin 129, with the protein product MKLLFPIFASLMLQYQVNTEYFGLKRCLMGFGRCKDQCNVDEKQVQKCKKKKCCIGPKVVHLIKSYLQHEMPSTLGKDAEEILKITKNSSAMKQKKHILSILPNIKNSSFFVNTNMFFIPNATSINFATTSTWTPGHSTYTTNSTKRNTKKNKYSAIVFPPPTT